A window of Streptomyces sp. SAI-127 contains these coding sequences:
- a CDS encoding CoA transferase gives MSEDEQSTSGRGQLRGLKVVEFAHVVAGPLAGSMLADQGADVVHVEPPGVGDAARAMGPQRDGVPLWFKVAGRNKRSVTLDLHREAGRAVARRLVAWADVVIVTLRAGRLRDWGLDWDSVHRINPRAVLLQISGFGATSSQADAPGFGKMGEARSGVVHLTGFPDGPPVHTGFSHGDAVTGLMGAYAVLAALHRRDHDPGFDGEWIDLALFESLFRLVEWQVIVHDQLGRVPERSGNQLAVAPAAVINTYRSRDGEWITVTSATLRSVRNIACLLGLPEEEFATARQQHARREELDEGLRNWVAERGTGQCLEEFARAEVVASRVFDAADIAADPVYAEREDIVTVDDPDLGPVRMQAVIPHFRQRPGRVWRTGPALGQDNHLVYGQWLGLSADELADLEKSDVI, from the coding sequence GTGTCGGAGGACGAGCAGAGCACCAGCGGACGCGGGCAGTTGCGCGGACTGAAAGTGGTCGAGTTCGCCCATGTGGTGGCCGGGCCGCTGGCGGGTTCGATGCTCGCCGACCAAGGGGCCGACGTCGTACACGTGGAGCCCCCCGGCGTCGGAGACGCGGCCCGCGCCATGGGGCCCCAACGTGACGGTGTCCCGCTGTGGTTCAAGGTCGCCGGCCGCAACAAGCGCTCGGTCACCCTCGACCTGCACCGCGAGGCCGGCCGGGCCGTGGCCCGCCGACTCGTCGCCTGGGCGGACGTCGTCATCGTCACCCTGCGCGCCGGACGCCTGCGCGACTGGGGACTCGACTGGGACTCCGTGCACCGGATCAACCCCCGGGCCGTACTCCTGCAGATCTCCGGATTCGGCGCCACCTCGTCGCAGGCGGACGCCCCCGGCTTCGGCAAGATGGGGGAGGCGCGCAGCGGAGTCGTCCACCTGACCGGGTTTCCCGACGGCCCGCCCGTCCACACCGGCTTCTCCCACGGTGATGCCGTGACCGGCCTGATGGGCGCCTACGCCGTCCTCGCCGCCCTGCACCGCCGTGACCACGATCCCGGCTTCGACGGCGAGTGGATCGATCTCGCCCTCTTCGAGTCCCTGTTCCGTCTCGTCGAGTGGCAGGTCATCGTCCACGACCAGTTGGGCCGCGTTCCCGAACGTTCCGGCAACCAGCTGGCGGTCGCCCCGGCGGCCGTGATCAACACCTACCGCTCCCGCGACGGCGAGTGGATCACGGTGACCTCCGCGACGCTGCGCTCGGTCCGCAACATCGCCTGCCTGCTGGGACTCCCCGAGGAGGAGTTCGCCACAGCGCGGCAACAGCACGCCCGGCGCGAAGAGTTGGACGAGGGCCTGCGGAACTGGGTGGCGGAGCGCGGCACCGGCCAGTGCCTGGAGGAGTTCGCCCGTGCCGAAGTCGTGGCCTCACGGGTGTTCGACGCCGCCGACATCGCCGCCGACCCCGTGTACGCCGAACGCGAGGACATCGTCACCGTCGACGACCCCGACCTCGGTCCGGTGCGTATGCAGGCGGTGATCCCGCACTTCCGGCAGCGGCCCGGCCGGGTCTGGCGGACGGGGCCCGCCCTCGGGCAGGACAACCACCTCGTCTACGGGCAGTGGCTCGGACTCAGTGCGGACGAGCTGGCCGACCTGGAGAAGAGCGATGTCATCTGA